In the genome of Streptomyces sp. SLBN-118, the window CGCGCCCTGGAGAGCTACGCTGCGTCAGTGATGGACAGTCCTGTACCGCCCCGCCCGACCGAGCCACGGCCGCGCCGTCGCGACCGCCACGGCCGCGGTATGCGAGGGCCGGTCGCGCCTCCTCAGGTACCCCTGGCCGCGAGCCGCGGCGAGTCCTTCCGTGATCTGGTGCAGGACTCGGTGGAGCGGCTGGAGCGGCGCTGGCCGCAGCTGGCCGACGTCGACTTTCTCGTGCTGGACGTGCCGGGCGCGCCGGAGGAGTCCGTGCCGCTGGGCAGCTCGGTCCCGGCCGACAAGGGGCGCCCGGCACGGATCGTGGTCTACCGGCGGCCTGTCGAGATCCGTACGAAGAACCGTGACGAGCGGGCGCTGCTGGTGCACGAGGTGGTCGTGGAGCAGGTGGCGGAGCTGCTGGGGCTGTCGCCGGAGTCTGTGGACCCGCGGTACGGGCAGGACTGACGGGAGCCCTCAGCCCGCTCAGCCCCCTCTGCGCCCCCTCAGCCCCCTCAGCCGCCTCGCCGTCTCGGCCGTCTGTCGTCTCAGTCGTCGAGCACCGACAGGTCCTGCTCCGCCTCCGGAACCGCCACCGTCCCCCGGTCGTCCGGCAGCGTCTGCACCGTGAACATCGGGATCCCGTCCTGCGGCAGCGCCAGCGTGCGCGAGGCATGAACCGGGCCCCCCGACACCATCTCCACGGTCAGCGCATACGAGCCCTTCAGCCCGGCGGGCACCGGCGGCACGACCGCGAGGGTCGTGCCCGCCTTGACCTTGTAGGTCTTGATGACCTGGGTGCCACCCTCCGTGCCCGCCGACGCGGTGACCCTGACCTCGGCCGCCGCGCCCGGGGCGGTCAGTGAGAGCGTCGAGCCCTTGG includes:
- a CDS encoding metallopeptidase family protein, with protein sequence MDSPVPPRPTEPRPRRRDRHGRGMRGPVAPPQVPLAASRGESFRDLVQDSVERLERRWPQLADVDFLVLDVPGAPEESVPLGSSVPADKGRPARIVVYRRPVEIRTKNRDERALLVHEVVVEQVAELLGLSPESVDPRYGQD